One window of Atribacter laminatus genomic DNA carries:
- a CDS encoding sugar ABC transporter ATP-binding protein, whose product MDTILECRGIEKSFGGVHALKKVNFSLNPGEVHALVGENGAGKSTLIKIISGALSQDRGEIFYLEKPVIIGSPRKAQDIGISTVYQEPLIYRELSVLENIFLGREIKTRRGNIDWAEEEKKARSLFESLQISPHFIKQPMRDLSVGLQQLALIAKALVYEAKLIIFDEPTAILTEHETERLFEIIQKLKERKVGIIYISHRLEEIFRIADRVTIMRDGEVVGEYPIGEINRNKIIELMAGRLLVEEINHLGKKGEKPVLTLKNLTRKGRYYDIHFDVYPGEILGFSGLVGSGRTDIAQTLFGLIKPDSGEIIYQGKKVSFSSSEEAMANGIAYLPEDRKAQGLFPILSTAFNMSVTVLKEISSRMGIVHNQQEKELGKKYVKELAIKTPSLDSKVFSLSGGNQQKVVLAKWLGVNPQILMLDEPTRGVDVASKSEIHHMIASLAEKGIAVIIISSELPEILKLADRVIVMHEGRITGAFEDQDITSENLIRAATGERMLKTKGLSIEEKNL is encoded by the coding sequence ATGGATACCATTCTCGAATGTCGTGGAATAGAAAAATCTTTTGGAGGAGTTCATGCCTTAAAAAAAGTTAATTTTTCTTTAAATCCTGGGGAAGTTCATGCCTTGGTTGGCGAAAATGGAGCAGGGAAATCAACTCTCATAAAAATTATTTCTGGAGCCCTATCTCAGGATCGAGGCGAAATCTTCTATCTTGAAAAACCAGTTATCATTGGTTCTCCAAGAAAAGCTCAAGATATAGGCATATCTACTGTCTATCAAGAACCACTCATTTATAGAGAATTGAGTGTCTTAGAAAATATTTTCTTAGGCCGGGAAATAAAAACCCGGAGAGGTAATATCGATTGGGCTGAAGAAGAAAAAAAGGCTCGATCGTTATTTGAATCCCTTCAAATATCTCCTCATTTTATTAAACAACCCATGCGAGACCTCAGTGTTGGGCTGCAACAGTTGGCACTCATCGCCAAAGCCTTGGTTTACGAAGCCAAGCTGATTATCTTTGACGAACCAACCGCGATCCTGACCGAACATGAAACCGAAAGACTTTTTGAAATTATTCAGAAATTAAAGGAGAGAAAGGTTGGCATTATCTACATTAGCCATCGCTTAGAAGAAATATTCCGTATTGCTGATCGGGTTACTATTATGCGAGATGGTGAAGTGGTTGGTGAATATCCCATCGGTGAAATTAATCGTAATAAAATAATCGAACTCATGGCCGGACGATTGTTGGTGGAAGAAATCAATCATCTGGGAAAAAAAGGAGAAAAACCGGTACTCACCCTCAAAAACCTTACCCGGAAAGGTCGCTATTACGATATTCATTTTGATGTTTACCCTGGAGAAATTTTAGGTTTTTCTGGGTTGGTTGGATCAGGGCGAACTGACATCGCTCAAACCCTCTTCGGACTGATTAAGCCCGACAGTGGTGAGATTATTTACCAAGGGAAAAAGGTAAGCTTTTCTTCTTCTGAGGAGGCTATGGCCAATGGAATTGCCTATCTTCCTGAAGATCGAAAAGCCCAAGGTCTTTTTCCCATTTTAAGTACCGCTTTTAATATGAGCGTAACCGTGCTCAAAGAAATTTCTTCAAGAATGGGTATTGTTCATAACCAACAAGAAAAAGAGCTGGGAAAGAAGTATGTGAAAGAGCTGGCCATTAAGACTCCTAGCCTTGATTCAAAAGTCTTTAGCCTTAGCGGGGGCAACCAGCAAAAAGTAGTCTTAGCCAAGTGGTTGGGGGTAAACCCACAAATTCTCATGCTCGATGAACCCACTCGGGGAGTAGATGTTGCCTCTAAATCAGAAATCCACCATATGATTGCTTCTTTAGCTGAGAAAGGGATCGCAGTGATCATCATCTCCAGTGAACTTCCTGAAATCCTGAAACTAGCTGACCGAGTGATTGTTATGCATGAAGGTCGTATCACCGGGGCTTTTGAAGATCAAGATATCACCTCAGAAAACCTGATTCGTGCCGCAACTGGAGAGAGAATGTTGAAAACCAAGGGCTTATCAATTGAGGAGAAAAACCTATGA
- a CDS encoding autoinducer 2 ABC transporter substrate-binding protein → MKKTYILAVMVLLMVAVLLVPAFAEAKYKIAFVPKLIGIPYFNAMEEGGKKAAEDLDVEFIYTGPVTADVAKQSEIVDNLITQGVDAIAVAPNDPAAITPVLKKAQEKGIIVLTSDTDGAQDVREVFVNQALQDAIGYTTLDELAKAMNYEGEFAIVSCGPTAWNLNTWILYELQKLAEYPNMKLVTIRYAEEDVQMAINVMLDLINAFPNLKGVIGQCSTSAPGVAEAVEQAGKIDQIFATGISVPSMMAKYVKSGAVKSFVLWNPVDLGYLTVWAAKYLLDKNTFEDGKEYDVSGIETKPVFLAQDKMLVLGPPKVFDASNVDQFNF, encoded by the coding sequence ATGAAAAAAACCTATATTTTAGCAGTAATGGTGTTGTTAATGGTAGCGGTTCTTCTAGTTCCAGCCTTTGCTGAAGCAAAGTACAAAATAGCTTTTGTTCCCAAACTAATTGGAATTCCTTATTTCAATGCCATGGAAGAAGGTGGGAAAAAAGCAGCTGAGGACTTGGATGTTGAATTTATTTACACAGGTCCGGTAACGGCTGATGTTGCCAAACAAAGTGAAATCGTTGATAACCTCATCACTCAGGGGGTAGATGCCATTGCTGTTGCTCCTAACGACCCAGCTGCCATCACTCCAGTACTCAAAAAGGCTCAAGAAAAAGGTATCATAGTATTAACCAGCGATACTGATGGAGCTCAGGATGTACGAGAGGTATTCGTCAACCAAGCTCTCCAAGATGCTATTGGGTACACCACCTTAGATGAATTAGCCAAGGCCATGAATTATGAGGGTGAATTCGCTATTGTTTCTTGCGGTCCTACTGCTTGGAATTTGAATACCTGGATTCTCTATGAACTGCAAAAGTTAGCCGAATATCCCAATATGAAATTAGTAACCATTCGTTACGCCGAAGAAGATGTTCAAATGGCTATTAATGTCATGCTTGATTTGATCAATGCTTTCCCCAACTTAAAAGGAGTTATCGGTCAGTGCAGCACTTCGGCGCCTGGAGTTGCAGAAGCTGTCGAACAAGCTGGGAAAATTGACCAAATCTTTGCTACTGGTATTTCCGTTCCCTCGATGATGGCAAAATATGTGAAGAGTGGCGCAGTGAAGTCCTTTGTTCTCTGGAACCCAGTTGACTTAGGCTATCTAACTGTTTGGGCGGCAAAATACCTGCTGGATAAAAATACTTTCGAAGATGGGAAAGAATATGATGTTTCAGGGATAGAAACCAAACCGGTATTTTTAGCACAAGACAAAATGCTGGTTCTTGGTCCTCCTAAGGTTTTCGACGCCAGCAATGTCGATCAATTCAATTTCTAA
- a CDS encoding GerW family sporulation protein — translation MKKVVFIVVLLVLVLSLPVCAEERIEIIHSEIARIASALKGEYALGKPVIIGELTIIPVVKTNVLSFGSDKSSSFQMIFGGISLEPVAILVIKDGKFQIYNIGEPDAGVGEIFETLPGLLPQTQTLSEDAKQELIKKGRESLQKKDFEKAKKIFEDLLENNPELADAHALLGQALGELAQSTADLNKKIQYGMEAFREFARALEIEPDNPYALVARGYARLMVPPPLGGVDAAIEDFNLVINSHPEFIDAYIGLAKAYSKKGDQNKAKEYFNKVLELDPENAQAIEGLSRVGE, via the coding sequence TTGAAAAAAGTTGTATTTATAGTAGTTTTGCTTGTGTTGGTTTTGTCTTTACCGGTTTGTGCTGAAGAAAGAATAGAAATAATTCATTCTGAAATAGCTCGAATTGCTTCTGCTTTAAAAGGTGAATATGCCCTGGGAAAACCTGTTATTATTGGGGAACTGACAATTATCCCAGTAGTAAAAACCAATGTCTTGTCTTTTGGCAGCGATAAAAGCTCTTCTTTTCAAATGATTTTTGGTGGAATAAGTCTTGAACCAGTTGCTATATTAGTGATTAAAGACGGGAAATTTCAGATTTATAATATTGGTGAGCCCGATGCCGGTGTTGGTGAAATATTTGAAACTCTTCCAGGGTTATTACCCCAAACTCAAACCCTTTCTGAGGATGCGAAACAGGAATTGATTAAAAAAGGGAGGGAAAGTCTTCAAAAAAAGGATTTTGAGAAAGCAAAAAAAATTTTTGAAGATCTTCTAGAAAATAATCCAGAACTTGCCGATGCTCATGCTCTCTTAGGACAAGCATTAGGAGAACTTGCTCAGTCTACCGCAGATCTTAACAAGAAAATTCAATATGGGATGGAAGCCTTTCGGGAGTTTGCTCGTGCCTTAGAAATTGAACCAGATAATCCTTATGCTTTAGTTGCCAGGGGATATGCTCGATTGATGGTTCCCCCTCCTTTGGGGGGAGTTGATGCTGCCATCGAAGATTTTAATCTGGTGATCAATAGTCACCCTGAATTTATTGACGCCTATATTGGTTTAGCTAAAGCGTATAGCAAAAAGGGAGATCAGAATAAAGCCAAGGAATATTTTAATAAAGTCCTTGAACTAGACCCCGAGAATGCTCAAGCTATTGAGGGTTTGTCAAGAGTGGGTGAGTAA
- a CDS encoding GerW family sporulation protein, with translation MRKAVLISLIGLMVLVLGSLGWSQESVSNDIITLMDAVLSKMTQMVQPNTLIGAPIQVGDVTVVPVIKVDVGFGGGGGLGMPAGQPSGGGTGGGITMEPVSFLVIQEGKVTLLSATTPVSPWKDIIETAMPMIMQGVQGMSGMSAADMYDYEYEPTEEPIMSPVPEE, from the coding sequence GTGAGAAAAGCAGTTTTAATAAGTTTAATTGGGTTGATGGTTTTGGTTTTGGGAAGTTTGGGATGGTCTCAAGAAAGCGTATCTAACGATATCATAACTTTAATGGATGCGGTATTATCAAAAATGACTCAAATGGTTCAACCCAATACCCTCATTGGAGCACCAATTCAAGTGGGAGACGTGACAGTGGTACCAGTGATTAAGGTTGATGTTGGATTTGGTGGAGGTGGTGGCCTTGGTATGCCAGCTGGTCAACCTTCCGGTGGAGGGACTGGTGGGGGCATTACCATGGAACCAGTTTCATTTTTAGTTATTCAAGAAGGCAAAGTTACTCTGCTTTCAGCAACTACTCCGGTTTCGCCCTGGAAGGACATTATTGAAACAGCAATGCCCATGATAATGCAGGGCGTACAGGGAATGTCTGGGATGTCAGCGGCGGATATGTATGATTATGAATATGAACCAACAGAAGAACCGATAATGAGTCCAGTACCAGAAGAATAA
- a CDS encoding M16 family metallopeptidase, translating to MNLSYTKKVFPSGLKVVFRRMKSPLVTLNLWARVGVKDEEPVQIGISHFFEHMVFKGTTNYPGLELSRQVQAIGGNINAGTSLDTTDFYIVVPYNHWEKSLELIIDLVRNPLFDPIEIEREKKVIIQEIHIDEDDPEEKLAITLYHEVFSGTPYERSILGSKDTIAHLKRENFICHQESFYHPSNLTLVVCGDLSENQLFEKIDLFFKNGGKPLQNLFNSFPPLPKVQRKRIEINMDIHHHYGAIGFLGPGIRQDDFCLLKLLSIILGDGIDSRLNARLREREQLVDSIHTNFSFYQESGIFSIIFTFANSDPKIIEATIQEECELLLNYTPQDIEINRAKNLLLSGFYHSIETTLGSAELLGRLDTIDTIDTIFRYLKNIQNIQTKQIIDVLKKYLDFNFAISVIINPEDHR from the coding sequence ATGAATTTGTCTTATACAAAAAAAGTATTTCCATCGGGCTTGAAAGTCGTATTTCGTCGGATGAAATCACCTTTAGTGACTTTGAATCTTTGGGCAAGAGTTGGAGTTAAGGATGAAGAACCAGTGCAAATTGGAATCTCTCATTTTTTTGAGCATATGGTTTTTAAGGGTACGACCAATTACCCGGGATTAGAACTATCAAGGCAGGTTCAAGCCATTGGTGGCAATATTAATGCTGGCACTTCCTTGGACACCACGGATTTTTATATTGTTGTCCCTTATAATCATTGGGAGAAATCATTAGAGCTAATTATCGATTTAGTTCGCAATCCACTTTTTGATCCTATTGAAATCGAACGTGAGAAAAAAGTAATCATTCAGGAAATACATATAGATGAAGACGACCCGGAAGAAAAACTCGCTATCACTCTTTATCATGAAGTTTTTTCCGGAACTCCTTATGAACGTTCAATATTGGGGTCAAAGGATACCATTGCTCACTTGAAAAGGGAGAACTTCATATGCCACCAGGAATCCTTTTACCACCCCTCAAATCTTACCTTGGTAGTCTGTGGAGACCTATCTGAAAACCAGTTGTTCGAGAAAATAGATCTATTTTTCAAAAATGGGGGAAAACCACTACAGAATTTGTTTAACTCCTTTCCTCCCCTTCCTAAGGTACAAAGAAAAAGAATCGAAATCAACATGGACATTCACCATCATTATGGAGCTATTGGATTTTTAGGCCCAGGTATTCGGCAAGATGATTTTTGCCTGCTCAAACTTTTATCGATTATCCTTGGAGATGGAATCGACTCCCGTCTCAATGCCCGACTGAGGGAAAGAGAACAGTTGGTTGACTCAATTCATACCAACTTTTCTTTTTATCAAGAATCTGGAATTTTCAGCATCATATTCACCTTTGCCAATAGCGACCCAAAAATAATTGAAGCAACAATTCAAGAAGAATGTGAGCTGTTATTAAATTATACCCCTCAAGATATTGAAATAAATCGAGCTAAAAACCTTTTATTGAGCGGCTTTTATCATTCTATTGAAACGACCTTAGGAAGCGCCGAATTATTGGGACGTTTAGATACTATTGATACCATTGATACCATTTTTCGGTATTTGAAGAATATACAAAATATTCAGACCAAACAGATAATTGATGTTTTAAAAAAGTATCTTGATTTTAATTTTGCAATCAGTGTTATTATCAATCCCGAGGATCATCGATGA
- a CDS encoding M16 family metallopeptidase: protein MNELQQQVEKVRLKNGLTLLFLSIPDSLLCSIHLCLAMGNLFENEKERGLSALLQEAFVKGTLTKDAITFNREIESLGASIESSSNSFVGKIAIEGPNEQIFAILALFFELIKSPALRKEEIEKEKRFLIEQLAALDDDPLKAALLRFKKGFYGTHPYGSSTLGEPDCLKTFTEKKVLDWHRRWYVPNNMVIAVVGNFDLSKMKDVFLHQMGDLIPQEIKSFKEENFYPLSLRIVEQKDIQDNWMVIGYRAPSLFDVRGRIAFELLSNCLGGSMYSRLFLKVREELGLSYQVGSVYVPFIGPSFICAYAGFSYPHFEEIVQILRKEFHNLMFMNSIELEETKNYTLGMYLSRFETVYSLSSMISFFERIGLGWDFPFKYQELIQSMSLEEALSIYNKYEGEGETLGAVVSSRLEK from the coding sequence ATGAACGAATTACAACAGCAGGTAGAAAAAGTGCGCTTGAAAAACGGTTTAACCCTCTTATTTCTCTCTATTCCTGATTCTTTGTTGTGCTCAATCCATCTTTGCTTGGCTATGGGAAATTTATTCGAAAACGAAAAAGAAAGAGGCCTTTCAGCGCTTTTACAGGAAGCATTTGTAAAAGGGACCCTAACTAAAGATGCGATTACTTTCAATCGTGAAATTGAATCTCTTGGCGCATCAATAGAAAGCTCATCAAATAGTTTTGTTGGAAAGATTGCCATTGAAGGACCAAACGAGCAAATATTTGCTATTCTTGCTCTTTTCTTCGAATTAATTAAGAGTCCAGCTCTGAGAAAAGAGGAAATAGAAAAAGAAAAAAGATTTTTAATCGAGCAGCTTGCTGCTCTTGACGACGATCCTCTCAAGGCGGCTCTTCTCCGCTTCAAAAAAGGTTTTTATGGAACTCACCCTTATGGATCATCAACCCTTGGAGAACCTGATTGTCTGAAAACCTTTACTGAAAAAAAAGTATTGGATTGGCATCGTCGCTGGTATGTTCCCAATAATATGGTTATTGCAGTAGTAGGTAATTTTGATCTTAGCAAGATGAAGGATGTATTTCTGCATCAAATGGGAGATCTCATACCTCAAGAGATAAAGTCTTTCAAGGAAGAAAACTTTTATCCTTTATCTTTACGAATTGTAGAACAAAAGGATATTCAGGATAATTGGATGGTTATTGGTTACCGAGCACCTTCCCTTTTTGATGTTCGGGGAAGAATAGCTTTTGAACTTTTGTCGAACTGCTTAGGAGGAAGCATGTATTCCCGGCTTTTTTTAAAAGTTCGCGAAGAATTAGGGTTAAGTTACCAAGTCGGTTCAGTTTATGTTCCTTTTATTGGGCCTTCATTTATTTGCGCTTACGCCGGCTTTTCTTATCCACACTTTGAAGAGATTGTTCAGATTTTGCGAAAGGAGTTCCATAATTTAATGTTTATGAATTCAATAGAACTGGAAGAAACAAAAAATTACACACTTGGTATGTATTTGAGTCGTTTTGAAACTGTATATTCACTCTCTTCAATGATATCTTTTTTTGAAAGAATTGGTTTAGGATGGGATTTTCCTTTTAAATATCAAGAATTAATACAGAGTATGTCCCTGGAAGAGGCCTTAAGTATATATAATAAGTATGAGGGTGAGGGAGAAACCTTGGGAGCAGTGGTTTCTTCTCGATTGGAAAAATAA
- a CDS encoding IS256 family transposase: MLIGFMTEPDPLYAMLEWLTNELMKLEAENKVGAHKGEHCPTRTTHFSGTRVRRFDTRLGTIYLLVPKLRKGGYIPFFVTERKRSEQALLQVVQEAFINGVSTRKMERLAQSLGIESLSAGQVSEITKDLNEQVEWFRTRPLEKEYPVIWVDALYEKVRCERHIISMAIAVVQGLTSEGNREILAVEPMFAESEDTYTHLFEQLKRRGVETVWLCISDAHTGLKNAIQKCFLGSSWQRCKVHFMRNILVHIPHKEKESFAAKLKQIWYQPDQECAKQYAHLIIQEYQDRFPQAIALLEEGLEDSLQFLAFPHLDQRKISSTNSLERVHKEIRRRTRVVGIFPTTDSYLRLVTSYLIEYTEDWVSSKKYISSEAITEQQAELLKIA; this comes from the coding sequence ATGCTCATTGGTTTCATGACTGAACCTGATCCACTCTATGCCATGTTAGAATGGCTGACCAATGAACTCATGAAACTGGAAGCTGAAAACAAAGTTGGAGCTCACAAGGGAGAACATTGTCCCACCCGAACCACTCATTTCTCTGGAACCCGAGTCAGACGATTTGATACGAGGTTAGGAACCATCTACCTTCTAGTTCCAAAACTCCGTAAAGGAGGCTATATTCCTTTTTTTGTGACCGAAAGGAAACGCTCGGAGCAAGCCCTCCTCCAGGTGGTTCAAGAAGCCTTTATCAATGGTGTCTCCACCCGAAAGATGGAGCGCCTTGCTCAAAGCTTAGGGATTGAGTCCCTCTCTGCTGGTCAAGTATCAGAAATCACCAAAGACCTCAATGAACAAGTGGAATGGTTCCGTACCCGTCCTCTGGAAAAAGAGTACCCAGTCATTTGGGTTGATGCCCTCTACGAAAAGGTTCGCTGTGAAAGACACATCATCAGCATGGCCATTGCTGTCGTTCAGGGTCTGACAAGTGAGGGAAACCGAGAGATCCTGGCGGTCGAACCCATGTTTGCTGAATCAGAAGACACCTACACTCATCTCTTTGAACAGCTTAAAAGACGAGGAGTGGAAACAGTCTGGCTGTGCATCTCCGATGCTCATACTGGACTGAAAAATGCCATTCAGAAATGTTTCCTAGGATCAAGTTGGCAACGGTGTAAAGTACACTTTATGCGAAATATATTAGTCCATATCCCTCATAAAGAAAAAGAATCTTTTGCCGCGAAACTGAAACAAATATGGTACCAGCCTGACCAAGAGTGTGCCAAGCAATATGCCCATTTAATCATCCAGGAATACCAAGACCGTTTCCCCCAGGCCATTGCTCTTTTAGAGGAAGGACTGGAAGACTCGTTACAATTCCTGGCTTTCCCTCACCTTGACCAACGAAAGATCTCTTCAACCAATTCGCTCGAACGAGTTCATAAAGAGATTCGTCGCCGCACCCGAGTGGTAGGGATCTTTCCTACCACTGATTCCTATCTCCGGTTGGTCACCAGTTATCTCATTGAGTATACTGAAGATTGGGTGAGTAGTAAAAAGTATATCAGCTCTGAGGCGATTACCGAGCAACAAGCAGAGCTTCTAAAGATAGCCTAA
- a CDS encoding right-handed parallel beta-helix repeat-containing protein, which yields MKRFRIWLVVLTVLVLIVFISSCTRGFHSGTSSTGTTDNTFTIKGVVVTPDNECFTDICNNSSITEGEPLPNADILLKGNNGQILTGKTNCQGEYEISGLTDEAYLLYANRGEVWIKIAISPTTSDGGETNSITTTQVIIWEVVESLQSGLIPIKDILTAIPIETIPQNLLDAVKAVLSNCRDAQKDSAVIQLAKNYVKIHFHIPIAPSVIVTPTPTPTPTPTPTPTPTPTPTPTPTPTPTPPTQYTLTMAVNPQGGGTTTPAVGDHTYDENTVVDINATPAGCYQFVDWTGEAANPNISSTTITMDGDKTVTANFSARKAYNATTGTDYDTIQAAIDAASTGDTIIVCPGTYSENLIINNKNITLRSTDPSNPTIVTATIIDGGNSGSVVQFTGGDTSSLQGFTIQNGSADNGGGIYVNASSPTIENNKIINNTATDSGGGIFVKNYSHPDIKNNTITGNSANGSAGGGGGGIGMDGYYGSCSPTISYNTITDNTARSGGGIRVYYVCSPLISNNTITGNTAINGGGGGIDVNNCCNPIIESNVISNNIASNINGGGGIRVYNNSNPLIMNNFINNNITAGLGGGIFVIPNCNLLPNDVRPGGWGVGRENLPPDVSPIAGNTISGNIHGGGDENNGANVYFVN from the coding sequence TTGAAAAGGTTTAGGATTTGGCTGGTAGTTTTGACCGTACTCGTTTTGATAGTTTTCATTAGTAGCTGTACCAGAGGTTTTCATTCTGGAACTTCATCAACCGGAACAACCGATAACACCTTCACCATCAAAGGAGTCGTGGTAACCCCTGATAATGAATGCTTCACCGATATTTGTAATAATTCCTCAATCACCGAAGGAGAGCCTCTTCCCAATGCCGATATTCTTCTCAAAGGCAATAATGGCCAAATCCTCACCGGCAAAACCAACTGCCAAGGTGAATATGAGATCTCTGGACTCACCGATGAGGCTTATCTTCTCTATGCTAACCGTGGAGAGGTTTGGATCAAGATAGCCATCTCCCCAACTACCAGTGATGGAGGGGAAACCAACTCCATAACCACCACTCAAGTGATTATCTGGGAAGTTGTTGAATCCTTACAATCCGGTTTGATCCCCATCAAAGATATCTTGACTGCCATTCCCATTGAGACCATTCCTCAAAATCTCCTCGATGCGGTGAAAGCTGTTCTTTCTAACTGTCGAGATGCCCAAAAAGATAGTGCAGTCATCCAACTGGCAAAGAATTATGTCAAAATTCATTTTCATATTCCCATTGCTCCAAGTGTAATTGTTACACCAACACCGACACCGACTCCAACTCCGACTCCAACACCGACACCGACTCCGACTCCAACACCGACACCGACTCCGACTCCAACACCACCAACCCAGTACACCCTCACGATGGCGGTGAACCCCCAAGGAGGAGGGACAACCACTCCCGCTGTAGGTGACCATACCTATGATGAGAATACCGTTGTCGACATCAATGCCACTCCGGCAGGTTGTTACCAGTTTGTTGACTGGACCGGTGAAGCGGCTAATCCCAACATTTCTTCTACCACGATCACCATGGATGGCGATAAAACGGTAACAGCTAATTTTTCAGCAAGAAAAGCATACAATGCTACTACAGGTACCGATTACGATACCATCCAGGCGGCTATTGATGCTGCATCAACCGGGGATACCATCATCGTCTGTCCGGGAACCTACTCTGAAAACCTCATAATTAATAATAAAAACATTACCCTTCGAAGCACTGATCCTTCTAACCCTACTATTGTTACTGCTACGATTATCGATGGTGGTAATAGTGGTTCTGTCGTTCAGTTCACCGGAGGTGATACCTCATCCCTGCAAGGATTTACCATTCAAAATGGATCTGCAGATAATGGTGGTGGGATTTATGTTAATGCTAGTTCCCCCACTATCGAAAACAACAAAATTATAAATAATACAGCAACAGATAGTGGTGGCGGGATTTTCGTTAAGAATTATTCCCACCCAGATATTAAAAATAATACTATCACTGGTAACAGTGCAAATGGATCTGCCGGGGGAGGGGGAGGGGGAATCGGTATGGATGGTTATTATGGTTCTTGTTCTCCAACTATTTCTTATAACACCATCACAGACAACACAGCACGATCTGGCGGTGGAATTCGAGTTTATTATGTTTGTTCTCCATTAATTTCTAACAATACCATCACGGGCAACACAGCAATAAATGGTGGCGGTGGTGGGATTGATGTAAATAATTGTTGCAACCCCATAATCGAGTCCAACGTAATTAGCAACAACATAGCGAGTAATATTAATGGTGGCGGTGGAATTCGAGTTTATAATAACTCTAACCCATTAATTATGAATAACTTCATCAACAACAACATAACAGCTGGGTTAGGTGGTGGGATTTTCGTAATCCCTAACTGCAATCTTCTACCAAATGATGTTCGACCTGGAGGCTGGGGAGTTGGTCGTGAGAACTTACCTCCTGATGTATCACCCATAGCTGGCAACACTATCTCTGGAAATATTCATGGTGGTGGTGACGAAAATAACGGTGCAAATGTCTATTTTGTGAATTAG
- a CDS encoding IS4 family transposase: protein MGFRMLTLGLTDGATFIPFAFSLLSSHRKENQLCPMDASVDGRSKRAHLRKESQEKTPEVFFNLLDGALKHCPLISTILFDSWFSFPALIRQCAHRGLSVVCMLKNTPKIYYSFGGKARALSSLFNRIQKRPCGNIIGSGVVNLNLTGKPLYARIVFVRSEKQKSQWLALLSTDLTLSEEEIVTLYGKRWDIEVFFKMVKSVLKLTREFQVRSYDALVSHTSIVFIRYIMLAVIARRNTDPRTFGELFYACYDEIQDMTLMEALALLLELFKSTMKQVFVLSEEKVKELLIYFVNSLPAWLKGKVLVLNCES, encoded by the coding sequence GTGGGTTTCAGAATGCTCACTTTAGGACTCACCGATGGTGCTACCTTCATTCCCTTTGCTTTTTCATTGTTAAGTTCTCACCGCAAAGAAAACCAGCTCTGTCCCATGGATGCCTCCGTTGATGGGCGGAGCAAAAGAGCTCACCTTCGGAAAGAATCCCAAGAAAAAACTCCAGAAGTCTTCTTCAACCTACTGGATGGAGCCTTAAAACACTGTCCTTTGATCTCAACTATTCTTTTTGATAGCTGGTTTAGTTTTCCAGCCCTCATCCGCCAATGTGCTCATCGGGGTCTATCGGTGGTGTGCATGCTCAAAAACACGCCCAAGATTTACTACTCATTCGGTGGAAAAGCTCGTGCTCTTTCCTCTCTTTTCAACCGAATTCAGAAAAGACCCTGCGGCAACATCATTGGATCAGGTGTCGTGAATCTCAATCTCACCGGGAAACCTCTCTATGCCCGGATTGTTTTTGTCCGAAGTGAAAAACAAAAATCTCAATGGTTGGCGCTTCTTTCAACCGATCTCACTCTTTCGGAAGAAGAGATCGTCACCCTCTATGGAAAACGCTGGGATATTGAAGTCTTCTTCAAGATGGTGAAATCGGTCTTAAAACTCACTCGGGAATTCCAGGTTCGATCCTATGACGCTTTGGTATCTCATACCAGTATCGTTTTTATCCGGTATATCATGCTCGCAGTCATTGCCCGAAGGAACACCGATCCCCGAACTTTTGGCGAGCTTTTCTATGCCTGCTATGATGAAATTCAGGATATGACACTCATGGAAGCTCTGGCGTTACTTCTTGAGCTTTTCAAATCAACCATGAAACAGGTTTTCGTCCTTTCAGAAGAAAAAGTCAAAGAGCTACTCATCTATTTTGTAAATAGTCTTCCAGCATGGTTGAAAGGAAAAGTGCTAGTATTGAACTGCGAAAGTTGA